In the genome of uncultured Sphaerochaeta sp., the window TGTCCAACAGCCGCATAGCGGAGATGCAGAAGGTTGGTCAGTCGCTGACCCGTAATGCCTTGGAGATACTCAACTACTTCGATTCCAAGAAGACCAACGCACTGCTGGAGGGATTCAACTCGATGATAAGCCTGATCAAGCACAGAGCGAGAGGGTTCAAAAACATGAAGAATTTCATGGCAATGATCTACTTTGTCTGTGGCGAGCTTGCTCTTCCCAAGGCTACCATCATGTAGGGTTACCCACTCGATTCAGCGAATAACCCTATTTCTATATTTATTCAGGTGGAGAGCCAACAATGAGGAAAACGGACCTACTCAAACTGGCAGCAGTACATGATAATTGCATGTTCCTTGCGTTCACCAACGGGACACTGGTGGATAAGGAGTTTTCACAAGCCTTGGCTGTTCTTGGTAACTTTGCCTTGGTTTTCAGTATTGAGGGTTATGAGAAACAGACTGATTTCAGAAGAGGATCGGGAACGTATGGAAAAGTCCTTCAAGGCATGCGTCACATGCGTGAGGCCAAGGCCCCATTCGGCTTCAGTACCTGCTACCATTCAAAAAATGTGGATAGTATAGGAAGCGAAGATTTCTTGGATTTCCTTATCGGACAAGGATGCATGTTTGGTTGGTATTTCACCTACATGCCTTTGGGGAGGAATGCTGACCCTACATTGATGACGAACGCAGATCAGCGGGAACACATGGCTCATTGGGTACGTGAAATGCGAGCAAAGAAACCAATTTTTCTGCTTGATTTTTGGAACGACGCTCCGTATGTAGGCGGTTGTATTGCGGGGGGCAGAAGATATCTGCATATCAATGCCGCAGGGGATGTGGAACCTTGTGCATTCATCCACTATGCAAATAAGAACATTAGGAATAGTTCGTTGCTGGATGCGTTGCAGTCCCCTCTTTTCAAAGAATACAGAAACCGGCAGCCCTTCAATAAGAATCTTTTCCAGCCATGTCCCTTGCTCGATAATCCAGAGGCTCTAGCTCAAATGGTAAAGATTTCTGGAGCCATATCGACGCAACCACTGGATCACGAGGATGTAGACGAGCTTTGTGCAAAATGTACTGGCGCAGCAGAGGACTGGGAGAGTCATGCCAATATGTTACGTGAGCAATATTCATGAATTGTGATGGTTTTTGCATGCCAGACTTGGAAATTGATGAGGATAGTTGGTTTGGTACTCTTCACGTCTGTCGAACAACATAGGGAATAGATATGGCAGGTCTTTGGAGTTGGGTTGTGCTGTTTCTAGTATCCTCCTTCTTGGGATGGTTGCTGGAATCAGCCTACCGTAGCATTAAGGAACATAGATTCATTGATTCTGGGTTGTTAAGAGGACCCTTCGTCCCAATTTATGGGGCAGGTGCCGTCGTCATCGAATCCATAGATATATTAGTGCCTGATCACTTGATCTGGGTTGAAATCACGGCATGCATTCTTTTTTGTACCATGCTTGAGTTTCTTGTACATCTCTTTTATGAGAAATTATTTGAGTTGAAGCTGTGGGACTATTCATCCTTCTTTCTAAATTTACAGGGAAGGGTTTGTCTCTTGTACTCGTTCTATTGGGGGATTCTAGGCTATGTATACCTACATTTTCTGCAACAGAACATCTGGTTGTTTATGGATTTGATTCTTGCGACTAAGGGGTTTTGGATAATAGCAGTTAGTTTTTCGATCTACTTCATTTTTCAAGCCATCTCGAATGCATACGAGTTGTTGCATATCCGTCATTTAAAAAGAAACCTTTTAGGGCTTCTGGAGAATCCAGCTGCTGAAAATCTTGAAGCTGTCGGAAGGAAAGCCAATACGAGGATCCTCTTGGCCTTCCCTCAGATTCTGAAGAGCGAGCTGTCTTTGTTCATTGCAAAAATTTGGGGGCGGTCGACAGCTGTAATTGGATTCCTTCCGTACAGGAAGGCGATATGGATACTCTTGCATGGGCGGATTCTTGACGAGGATCAGGAGGATGGGCAATTTTACCTAGCAATAGAGGACCTGCTCGAGAACCGAAATGTCATGTCCATGGCTGGCATTCAGCATCATCAGGCATCTACCTTGAGTCATTCATTGCTGATATCACAAGTATCGTGGTATCTGGCAGATGCCTTCGGCTTGGATAAGAAATCATGTGCCAGGGGCGCTCTCCTGCACGATTTCTTCCTGTATGATTGGAAAAGAGAGAAGCACCCCCACCATGCCATGAGGCATGCAGGAATTGCGCTTGAAAATGCACAAATGTATTTTGACCTCAATGAAATGGAAAAGGACATCATACTGACTCATATGTGGCCCCTTTCAAAAACCATCTATCACTATCGCGAGTCATTGTTGGTCAGCATGGTTGACAAGATTGTCTCATCAAAGGACCTGATAGCCATGCTGCGACTAACTAAATGAGATTACATAAAGATTGATTGCTTTGTGAATCGTGGGAATTTGGATGCTCAATCGAAAAAGGACAAGAAATGAGTAACATAATAGATTATGTCAAAGTGGCAAGGGACGGTTTTGATTCAAGACCTTTCTGCGAGGTGGACAGTCTTGTCTTGTCGCAATTTTCATATCTGCAATTCAATGGGTTTGTACCGGGAATATCATCCTTGGATGGTTCCATCAGTATACGTGAACTTATGGAACAGGACAATCTGGAATGGCTTTTTCTGGGCGTTCGTGATCATAAAAGCAACCTGAAGCTGTTGTTGGCGCTTGCTGATAGCCCCAGATTCCAAGATGTACGGATGTCTCGGTATGTAGATCACACAGATCAAGTTCAGGAAAAGCAGTTTTCTGCGATTACTTTTTTGATCACTGATGGGATAGCATACGTTGCCTTCCGAGGGACTGATTCGACATTCGTTGGATGGAAAGAAGACTTTAATATGGCTTTTCTCAACCCCGTTCCTTCCCAAGTGGAAGGGGTGAGATACCTGAACAGCTTCATTGGAAATCCATATTCGACTATGCTTGTAGGAGGGCATTCGAAAGGAGGCAATATCGCGGTATATGCCTCAATGCATTGTGAGCAATGCATTCAGGATAGGATACAAGTCATATTTAGTCATGATGGCCCGGGGTTCTCCGAAGATATTTTCCAAAGCGAAAATTATGCGAAGATAAAATTCAAAATTCTGAAGACCGTGCCTCAGTCTTCTCTGATAGGGATGCTCCTGCAGCAACAGGAGGATTTCAAGGTTGTCAAGAGCGACCGATTTTGGATCATGCAACATGATCCCTTTTCTTGGTTGGTTGAGGGGTTTGATTTCCAATATGCAATCAATATGAGTGGAAATGCTTCCTACTTCAACAGGGTCCTCAATAAATGGGTATCATCGTTTGACATGAAGCAGAGAGAAGTCTTTGTGGAGTCTTTTTATCTAGTCATAAAATCCACAAATGCAAAGACTTTCAGGGATTTATTGTTCAACAAAAAGGAAAAAGCATTTGCTGCTGTGAATGCCATCAAGGACATTGAAGATGACACAAGACGCTTTATGTTGAATACTTTTGGTTCTCTATTTGTTTTATTGGTTCGTGATATCGATAAGTATGGATTATGGAAAACTTGAGGAATTTGATACCTTTTGTGGCCAGTAGAGTTTTCTATGTAGTAAAAAATCTATCCAGCCCTCTCCATTCGTGTTATAAAAAACCATGCCCGAAGAGAAGAGAAAACCCATCATACATGTCATACCAGCCAAGCGACATTTCAAGCGTCTCCGTGTTGCCTTGTACTGCCGTGTGAGCACAAAGATGGAACGTCAGCTGCACAGCCTTTCGGCTCAGATGGATTTCGAGAAGGAGGACATCCTGGAGAATCCCGCTTGGGAATATGTCGGTACCTATACCGACATCAAGTCTGGTAGGACGATCAGCTCCCGTCCTGGCTTCCAGAGCCTGCTGGCCGACTGTGAGGCGGGCAAGATCGACATGATCTATACCAAGTCCATCAGCCGGTTTGGACGCAACTGCGTGGATTTTCTGGTGACGCTCAGACGTCTCAAGGAACTGAAGGTTGATGTCTTTTTCTACAATGAGCAGATCCACCTCCTCAGCCAAGCAGGGGAGTTGCTGCTGACACTCCATGCGGGCATAGCCCAGGCCGAGAGTGAGAACAAGAGCGAGAACATCAAGTGGGGTCTTCGAAGAAGTACCATGGATCCTGACTCCCCGGCATTCTCAAGAAGGTGCTATGGTTATGATCGTAACGATGAGGAAGGACTGTAAGCGGGCTATAAATCCCAATTTGAAACCGACAACTCCGTCGATAGACTGACTTCAAGCATCAATCACGGAGAAGCAAGCGATGAAGTATTCAAGGGTAGAAAAGCAGGAGCACGTGGAGCGGGCTAAGGCTAGGGTCGAAAAGAAGGAAGATTCTTTCGCCTCGTATGCAAAGAGGAGTGGTATTTCCAGGTCAGCCTTTTATAAATGGTTACGGGAATACGGGTCCACCCATACCAGTGAGCATCAGGCATCGGATGGGGGCATGGTGAACCTCGGGAAACCGAGGGCCTCTGCTGTTGAGAAGCAACCATTCATAGTCGAGTACTACGGGTCGAAGATAGAGGTAAGTTCAACAAACGATCTGGTTGCCCTGCTGAAGGGAATCAGGAAAGCAAGTTCTACCTAGTGGCGCCGACGAAGCTGTAGGGGGAGATCCTCCCTGGATCGGCTTTGGCAGCCAAGCGCCGCTTGCGGACCTCGTCCAGCCGTGAGAGATCTATCTTCCATGGCAGAAGGGCTTCCCACTGCTCGTCGGTGCTGCAGCCGGGACCGAAAGTGCACAGGGCCTCCACATAATCCAGGGGATTCAGGGCCTGCCTCTTGGCAGTCTCGATCATCGAATAGAAAAAGGCTGAGGCATCTGCACCGTCGACGGATTGAGAGAACAGCCAATTTTTGCGACCTGTCGCAAATGCCTTGGCAACCAATTCGCACGCATTGTTCGAGGGGGTCGCCTCGACGACATCCAGGTAGGTCCTCATGTACGGCTTGTAGGTATCCAGATAATCGAGGGCCTTGCCCATCGCCCCTTTCGGGGCGTACTGCCTGCGGGTCTCATCGGCCATGGCATACACGCTGTCTATGACCTGCCCGGATTCCTGCTTCCTGGCGGCAAGGAACTGGTCGGCCGACAGTTCTCCGCTATGCAGCTTCTTCCGGTACTGCTCGTCGATGTCATAGAGCTTGGCCACTTCCTTGACTATCCTCAGCGCATTGACGTCGTGCTTGTTGATCTTGAGTATCTTCTTCAGCTGCCGAACCGCATGGACCCAGCAGACGCAATGCTTGTCGTAGGAGAGATAGCCCTTCAGACCGTCGGTCATCAGGTGGGATGTGTAGTTGTATTTGCCGATATCCTCGAACAAGACCTCACGCGAACGTCCCTGGATGTAGTCCAGCAGCACAAGGCTGTGCGTCTTGCGCGTCTGCTCGTCGTAGCTGTCCCCGATGGTTATGTACATGAACCCGCTCTTCGAGACCTTGCCGGTCGGCCCCCTTACGTCAAGCACCGACACATTGGTCTCGTCCTTGCTCAGGAAGGCTGAGCGGTAGACCCGTTTCTTGAAGTAACCCATGAAGGGCAGCAGCTGCTCATAGTAGGTTATCACCCAGGAGGCCAGCTTCTGCCTCGAGAGGAAGTAGCCTTCCCTGCGGAAGATTTCCTCCTGCCGGTACAGGGGCAGGTGGTCGTCGAACTTGCTCACCACCACGCCGGCCACCAGGCTCGGTGAGGCCC includes:
- a CDS encoding IS66 family transposase, whose amino-acid sequence is MIEKKLRKEDLVKMQPDELAALVLNLTSIVQTQNEEIAELKELVKLKTAERYCPSSEQMGWLFQELEILDSVLSSQPEPDQTTEVAAHSRKVRERVNACSAPADAPVCDVFHTEGAADTLVGKDGIVLTRVEDKIIDKLAMIPRKMVVERHHYPQYKALDVDAGKDGKRVLLPAKTSALGASPSLVAGVVVSKFDDHLPLYRQEEIFRREGYFLSRQKLASWVITYYEQLLPFMGYFKKRVYRSAFLSKDETNVSVLDVRGPTGKVSKSGFMYITIGDSYDEQTRKTHSLVLLDYIQGRSREVLFEDIGKYNYTSHLMTDGLKGYLSYDKHCVCWVHAVRQLKKILKINKHDVNALRIVKEVAKLYDIDEQYRKKLHSGELSADQFLAARKQESGQVIDSVYAMADETRRQYAPKGAMGKALDYLDTYKPYMRTYLDVVEATPSNNACELVAKAFATGRKNWLFSQSVDGADASAFFYSMIETAKRQALNPLDYVEALCTFGPGCSTDEQWEALLPWKIDLSRLDEVRKRRLAAKADPGRISPYSFVGATR
- a CDS encoding SPASM domain-containing protein, which produces MRKTDLLKLAAVHDNCMFLAFTNGTLVDKEFSQALAVLGNFALVFSIEGYEKQTDFRRGSGTYGKVLQGMRHMREAKAPFGFSTCYHSKNVDSIGSEDFLDFLIGQGCMFGWYFTYMPLGRNADPTLMTNADQREHMAHWVREMRAKKPIFLLDFWNDAPYVGGCIAGGRRYLHINAAGDVEPCAFIHYANKNIRNSSLLDALQSPLFKEYRNRQPFNKNLFQPCPLLDNPEALAQMVKISGAISTQPLDHEDVDELCAKCTGAAEDWESHANMLREQYS
- a CDS encoding recombinase family protein, which gives rise to MERQLHSLSAQMDFEKEDILENPAWEYVGTYTDIKSGRTISSRPGFQSLLADCEAGKIDMIYTKSISRFGRNCVDFLVTLRRLKELKVDVFFYNEQIHLLSQAGELLLTLHAGIAQAESENKSENIKWGLRRSTMDPDSPAFSRRCYGYDRNDEEGL
- a CDS encoding Mbeg1-like protein, translating into MSNIIDYVKVARDGFDSRPFCEVDSLVLSQFSYLQFNGFVPGISSLDGSISIRELMEQDNLEWLFLGVRDHKSNLKLLLALADSPRFQDVRMSRYVDHTDQVQEKQFSAITFLITDGIAYVAFRGTDSTFVGWKEDFNMAFLNPVPSQVEGVRYLNSFIGNPYSTMLVGGHSKGGNIAVYASMHCEQCIQDRIQVIFSHDGPGFSEDIFQSENYAKIKFKILKTVPQSSLIGMLLQQQEDFKVVKSDRFWIMQHDPFSWLVEGFDFQYAINMSGNASYFNRVLNKWVSSFDMKQREVFVESFYLVIKSTNAKTFRDLLFNKKEKAFAAVNAIKDIEDDTRRFMLNTFGSLFVLLVRDIDKYGLWKT